One window from the genome of Flavobacterium agricola encodes:
- the gldA gene encoding gliding motility-associated ABC transporter ATP-binding subunit GldA → MSIEVKNISKFYGEQQALQDVNFTIKKGEIVGFLGPNGAGKSSLMKILTTFLTADEGEAFVNGFNVNTQAKQVQKSVGYLPEHNPLYLDLYVREYLAFNADVYKISKNRIEEVIALTGLTPEANKKIGQLSKGYRQRVGLATALLHDPEVLILDEPTTGLDPNQLVEIRDLIKNIGKNKTVFLSTHIMQEVEAICDRVIIINHGKIVTDNNLGNLIAEEKGKKQELIVEFDKEIIAELLLEIEQLQAHKQINATTWELTFETEQDMRPVLFDFAQKHQLRTLQLFLKDKNLEVIFREKTKK, encoded by the coding sequence ATGTCAATAGAAGTAAAAAACATATCTAAATTTTACGGCGAGCAACAAGCCTTGCAAGACGTAAATTTTACCATAAAAAAAGGAGAAATTGTTGGTTTTTTAGGCCCGAATGGTGCAGGAAAATCAAGCTTAATGAAAATATTGACTACCTTTCTAACTGCTGATGAAGGTGAAGCTTTTGTGAACGGATTTAATGTAAATACGCAAGCCAAACAAGTACAAAAATCGGTGGGATATTTACCCGAACATAATCCGTTGTATTTAGATTTATACGTGCGCGAATATTTAGCTTTTAATGCCGATGTATATAAAATTAGCAAAAACAGAATAGAAGAAGTTATTGCTTTAACCGGATTAACGCCCGAAGCGAACAAAAAAATCGGACAACTTTCTAAAGGCTATCGTCAACGTGTAGGATTAGCAACTGCCTTATTGCACGATCCGGAAGTTTTAATTTTAGACGAACCAACTACCGGATTAGATCCGAATCAATTGGTTGAAATTCGAGATTTAATTAAAAATATTGGCAAAAACAAAACGGTATTTCTATCAACGCACATCATGCAAGAGGTAGAAGCCATTTGTGATCGCGTTATTATTATTAATCATGGAAAAATAGTTACCGATAACAATTTAGGTAATTTAATAGCCGAAGAAAAAGGTAAAAAACAAGAGTTAATTGTTGAATTTGATAAAGAAATTATTGCCGAGCTTTTATTAGAAATTGAGCAATTACAAGCGCACAAACAAATCAACGCAACAACATGGGAATTAACTTTTGAAACTGAACAAGATATGCGCCCGGTGCTTTTTGACTTTGCACAAAAACACCAATTACGCACGTTACAATTGTTTTTAAAAGACAAAAACTTAGAAGTTATTTTTAGAGAAAAAACAAAAAAATAA
- a CDS encoding PstS family phosphate ABC transporter substrate-binding protein — protein MLRYKIICLSLLALGFSACKKDPNQNQKGQPETFKETPVQGTATILVDETVFPVVEDAQLVFESIYSNAKLNLVTKPQNEVFNDLVKDQERIGIIARDLTEQEIAYFKSVPVTPVRTPIATDAIAFIAPKTAKDSVISYSEIEKILKGEPSAYKLYFDNSNSSTMQSLLDLYGLDKAVTTNIFAAKSNAEVIKNTANTVDAIGIVGVNWLTQPGKLAPQVDKLKVLGIEKDGKISKPNQTEIMDKTYPFTRDIYLINIQGKTGLGMGFASYIAGQDGQRIILKAGLVPSYPPTREIQIIK, from the coding sequence ATGTTGAGATATAAAATAATTTGCCTGTCATTACTTGCATTAGGATTTTCTGCTTGTAAAAAAGACCCAAATCAAAATCAAAAGGGACAACCTGAAACTTTTAAAGAAACTCCAGTTCAGGGTACTGCAACCATTTTAGTAGATGAAACAGTTTTTCCTGTGGTAGAAGATGCACAATTGGTATTTGAATCCATTTATTCTAATGCCAAGTTGAATTTGGTAACCAAACCTCAAAACGAAGTTTTTAATGATTTAGTTAAAGATCAAGAGCGCATTGGAATTATCGCACGAGATTTAACTGAACAAGAAATTGCTTATTTTAAATCTGTTCCTGTTACGCCAGTACGTACCCCAATTGCTACAGATGCTATTGCATTCATAGCGCCAAAAACAGCTAAAGATTCAGTGATTTCATATTCAGAAATTGAAAAAATACTTAAAGGAGAGCCTTCTGCTTATAAGTTATATTTTGACAATTCGAATTCGAGTACTATGCAATCGTTATTAGATTTATATGGATTAGATAAAGCCGTAACAACTAATATTTTTGCAGCTAAAAGTAATGCCGAAGTTATTAAAAATACGGCAAATACTGTTGATGCTATTGGTATTGTTGGCGTAAATTGGTTAACACAACCTGGTAAATTAGCACCACAAGTAGATAAACTTAAAGTTTTGGGTATTGAAAAAGACGGTAAAATTTCTAAGCCAAACCAAACAGAAATTATGGATAAAACCTATCCATTCACTCGTGATATTTACTTAATTAACATTCAAGGTAAAACTGGTTTAGGCATGGGATTTGCTTCTTACATTGCCGGACAAGACGGACAACGCATCATTTTAAAAGCGGGCTTGGTACCATCTTACCCGCCAACACGCGAAATTCAAATTATTAAATAA
- a CDS encoding DUF2059 domain-containing protein, with product MKKLFFTALVIGFVQFAQAQQPSVAEVKEVMVLAGVNDQYDVALEQVIGMIPEAKQADFKKDFQGILDRNTDKVAEIWIKYYTKAEIAELKNFYNSSIGKKMKENNAKITRDVIANQQALMTEMQEAVMKYMQ from the coding sequence ATGAAGAAGTTATTTTTTACTGCCCTTGTAATTGGTTTTGTACAATTTGCCCAAGCGCAACAACCATCGGTTGCTGAAGTTAAAGAAGTTATGGTTTTAGCAGGTGTTAACGACCAATACGATGTTGCTTTAGAGCAAGTTATTGGCATGATTCCTGAAGCAAAACAAGCTGATTTTAAAAAAGATTTTCAAGGTATTTTAGATCGTAATACCGATAAAGTTGCCGAAATCTGGATTAAATATTATACAAAAGCTGAAATTGCAGAGCTTAAAAACTTTTATAATTCTTCTATCGGAAAAAAAATGAAAGAGAATAACGCTAAAATTACTCGCGATGTAATTGCGAACCAACAAGCGCTAATGACTGAAATGCAAGAAGCGGTTATGAAATATATGCAATAA
- a CDS encoding YkgJ family cysteine cluster protein, whose product MQKFLQQLPKLAKDTHKETKKYFDKLKKKQPKDLDYRMQQLHDAEFKRTDCLTCANCCKTTGPLFTTADIERIAKHFRQKPQQFIDQYLRIDEDKDYVLQQVPCTFLDQDNYCMIYDVRPKACKEFPHTDRNKFHQISNLTLKNVEICPAAYRIVEEMKKKMPL is encoded by the coding sequence TTGCAAAAATTTTTACAACAGCTGCCAAAGTTGGCCAAAGATACGCATAAGGAAACAAAAAAGTATTTTGATAAGCTTAAAAAGAAACAACCTAAAGATTTAGATTATAGGATGCAGCAACTGCATGATGCCGAATTTAAACGTACCGATTGTTTAACTTGTGCCAATTGTTGTAAAACTACTGGTCCGTTATTTACAACGGCAGATATAGAACGTATTGCCAAACATTTTAGACAAAAACCACAACAATTTATAGATCAGTATTTACGTATTGATGAAGATAAAGATTATGTTTTGCAGCAAGTTCCTTGTACGTTTTTAGATCAGGATAATTATTGCATGATTTATGATGTGCGCCCTAAAGCTTGCAAAGAATTTCCGCATACCGATCGAAACAAGTTTCATCAAATTTCAAACTTAACTTTAAAAAATGTAGAAATTTGTCCGGCAGCGTATCGCATTGTAGAAGAAATGAAAAAGAAAATGCCTTTATAA
- a CDS encoding exo-beta-N-acetylmuramidase NamZ family protein, whose translation MHSNLILKNTVLFFALSIFSCGKSAQINNSPIPTTTSLQTVQQPIKTGAQVLDKHLDLLQNKKVGVLTNQSGMVTDSLHLVDYLLEQKINVTKIYAPEHGFRGTADAGELIKDGKDTKTGLPIISLYGNNKKPKPEQLKDVDVLVFDLQDVGARFYTYISSLHYVMEACAEQNIPIVVLDRPNPNGALVDGPILEPEHTSFVGMHPIPVLHGMTIGEYAQMINGEGWLKNKAKADLTVIKNENYNHNLPYVLPVKPSPNLPNAQAINLYASLCFFEGTNVSVGRGTEQQFQIYGSPFIKNANFSFTPKPNFGAKDPMHNGKLCYGVDLSNEPQLTQLELKYLLDAYQNTEDKTKFFNSFFTKLAGTKKLQQQIEKGMTEDEIRASWEVGLNQFKNTRAKYLLY comes from the coding sequence ATGCATTCAAATTTAATTCTCAAAAATACAGTTTTATTTTTTGCTTTAAGTATTTTTTCGTGCGGAAAATCAGCGCAAATAAATAATTCGCCCATTCCAACAACAACAAGCTTACAAACAGTACAGCAACCTATAAAAACAGGTGCACAAGTTTTGGATAAACATCTTGATTTGTTACAAAATAAAAAAGTTGGGGTTTTAACCAATCAATCAGGTATGGTAACCGATTCGTTGCATTTGGTTGATTATTTATTGGAACAAAAAATAAACGTAACGAAAATTTATGCGCCCGAACATGGATTTAGAGGAACTGCTGATGCGGGAGAATTAATTAAAGACGGAAAAGACACAAAAACCGGATTACCAATTATTTCGTTATACGGTAACAACAAAAAGCCAAAACCCGAACAATTAAAAGATGTGGACGTTTTAGTTTTTGATTTGCAAGATGTAGGTGCACGTTTTTACACCTATATTTCATCCTTACATTATGTAATGGAAGCTTGCGCTGAACAAAACATTCCAATTGTTGTTTTAGATCGACCAAACCCAAACGGTGCGTTGGTTGACGGTCCTATTTTAGAACCAGAACATACCAGCTTTGTTGGCATGCACCCAATCCCCGTACTTCACGGTATGACCATTGGCGAATATGCCCAAATGATTAATGGGGAAGGTTGGTTAAAAAACAAAGCAAAAGCGGATTTAACCGTAATTAAAAATGAAAATTACAACCATAATTTACCGTACGTTTTACCTGTAAAACCTTCGCCAAACTTACCAAATGCGCAAGCAATTAATTTATATGCAAGCTTGTGTTTTTTTGAAGGAACCAATGTTAGCGTTGGACGCGGAACCGAACAGCAATTTCAAATATATGGTTCGCCATTTATTAAAAACGCAAATTTTAGCTTTACCCCCAAACCAAACTTCGGAGCGAAAGATCCGATGCATAATGGCAAACTTTGTTATGGCGTTGATTTAAGTAATGAACCGCAATTAACCCAACTAGAATTAAAATATTTGTTAGATGCTTATCAAAATACCGAAGATAAAACCAAGTTTTTTAATTCCTTTTTCACCAAATTAGCCGGTACCAAAAAATTACAGCAGCAAATTGAAAAAGGCATGACCGAAGATGAAATTAGAGCAAGTTGGGAAGTTGGACTTAATCAGTTTAAAAATACGCGCGCAAAATATTTATTATATTAA
- a CDS encoding ABC transporter permease, translating into MKLEYFIAQRLIKAKSNKSNVSGPIIKIAITAIVISMIMMIVSVATGIGLQEKIREKIGAFHGHIIISNFDNNNSEVSISPITVSDNLYDYVKEMDGISHVQAVASTGGIIRTEDAFEGIILKGVDKNFYWDQLQEYVVAGKLPQFSENISNDIAISEFLANRLNLKVGDAFNTFFLRDSAEKLPFSRRFTIAAIYNSGLADYDASYIIGDIRHVQRFNKWKENQVGNLEVFVTDFKKIDEIGDAVYTEIPATYNSYTIVQKFPNIFEWLELLDFNIIGIIFFMILISAVNMIVALLVLILERTQMIGILKALGASNWTIRKIFLYNAAYLIIIGLSIGNAIGIGLIYIQKYGKVVTLNPESYYVKYAPVHIDWLQIAALNVGTIVICLLILLIPSYIITKIAPSKAIKFQ; encoded by the coding sequence TTGAAATTAGAATATTTTATAGCTCAACGACTTATAAAAGCTAAAAGTAATAAAAGTAATGTTTCTGGCCCAATTATAAAAATAGCAATTACAGCAATTGTAATTAGCATGATTATGATGATTGTGTCGGTAGCTACTGGAATTGGCTTACAAGAAAAAATACGCGAAAAAATTGGCGCATTTCATGGGCACATTATTATTTCTAATTTTGATAATAATAATTCTGAAGTTAGTATTTCGCCCATTACCGTTTCTGATAATTTATATGATTATGTTAAAGAAATGGACGGAATTAGTCATGTACAAGCGGTTGCAAGCACCGGCGGAATTATTAGAACAGAAGATGCCTTTGAAGGAATTATTTTAAAAGGCGTTGATAAAAATTTTTATTGGGACCAACTGCAAGAATATGTGGTTGCGGGCAAATTGCCGCAATTTTCTGAAAATATATCGAATGATATTGCGATATCGGAATTTTTAGCAAACCGATTAAACTTAAAAGTTGGCGATGCATTTAACACGTTTTTTTTGCGTGATAGTGCCGAAAAGTTGCCTTTTTCTCGCCGATTTACAATTGCGGCTATTTACAATTCCGGCTTAGCTGATTACGACGCAAGTTATATTATTGGCGATATTCGACATGTACAGCGTTTTAATAAATGGAAAGAAAACCAAGTTGGTAACCTTGAAGTTTTTGTAACCGATTTTAAAAAGATTGATGAAATAGGGGATGCGGTGTACACCGAAATTCCGGCAACTTATAATAGTTATACCATTGTACAAAAATTTCCCAATATTTTTGAATGGTTAGAATTGTTAGATTTTAATATTATTGGCATCATATTTTTCATGATTTTAATATCAGCTGTAAATATGATTGTTGCTTTGTTGGTTTTAATTTTAGAACGTACCCAAATGATTGGTATTTTAAAAGCTTTGGGCGCAAGCAACTGGACTATTAGAAAAATATTTTTATACAACGCTGCTTATTTAATCATAATTGGTTTATCTATTGGAAATGCTATTGGTATTGGATTAATTTATATTCAAAAATATGGTAAAGTGGTAACTTTAAACCCAGAAAGTTATTATGTAAAATATGCTCCGGTGCATATAGATTGGTTGCAAATAGCAGCATTAAATGTTGGAACCATAGTAATTTGTTTACTAATTTTATTAATTCCGTCCTATATTATAACAAAAATAGCGCCTTCAAAAGCGATTAAATTTCAATAA
- a CDS encoding class I SAM-dependent methyltransferase, with product MKDLFGQAIYDYHFNQNPEDLITETSISEADDMPVAYLFRTYKEMPKIEQKAMQLAYGKVLDVGCGAGSHALYLQNDKNLEVTAIDISPKAIEVCLDRGLKSALNVNVLAIENQKYDTIILLMNGIGIAQQLKKISTFLKQLKNLLNPNGQILVDSSDIIYMFDEDEDGGKWIPSERDYYGEVSFTITYKGETENAFDWLYIDYNTLQNAAHANGLNCELVIEGDNYDYLAKLTHL from the coding sequence ATGAAAGATTTATTTGGTCAAGCCATATACGATTATCATTTTAATCAGAATCCTGAAGATTTAATTACAGAAACATCGATTTCTGAAGCCGATGATATGCCTGTTGCGTATTTGTTTAGAACTTATAAAGAAATGCCTAAAATAGAACAAAAAGCCATGCAATTGGCTTATGGTAAAGTTTTAGATGTTGGTTGCGGAGCAGGCAGCCATGCGTTGTATTTACAAAACGATAAAAATTTAGAAGTAACTGCTATTGACATTTCGCCTAAAGCTATTGAGGTTTGCTTAGATCGCGGATTAAAATCAGCTTTAAATGTAAATGTTTTAGCAATTGAGAATCAGAAATACGATACCATTATTTTATTAATGAACGGCATTGGTATTGCGCAGCAACTAAAAAAAATAAGTACTTTTTTAAAACAACTTAAAAACTTACTAAACCCAAACGGACAAATATTAGTAGATAGCAGCGATATTATTTATATGTTTGATGAAGATGAAGATGGCGGAAAATGGATTCCTTCTGAACGCGATTATTACGGCGAAGTAAGTTTTACCATAACCTACAAAGGCGAAACCGAAAATGCTTTTGATTGGTTGTACATAGATTATAATACCTTACAAAATGCTGCACATGCAAACGGATTAAATTGCGAATTGGTTATTGAGGGCGACAATTACGATTATTTAGCTAAGCTAACCCATTTATAA
- a CDS encoding 7-carboxy-7-deazaguanine synthase QueE, which translates to MMTEEIQLAVDQGTMLPLMEEFYTIQGEGAYTGTAAYFIRVGGCDVGCHWCDVKESWDANLHPPTATQVIVDNAKKHAKTVVVTGGEPLTWNMNPLTLALKDAGLRVHIETSGAYPVTGHWDWICLSPKKTKLPVDEIYPLAHELKMIIHNKNDFEFAEQQAAKVGPNCVLYLQPEWSKKEVYTQMIVDYVMANPKWRISLQTHKYLNIP; encoded by the coding sequence ATGATGACTGAAGAAATACAATTAGCTGTGGACCAAGGCACAATGTTGCCTTTAATGGAAGAGTTTTATACCATTCAAGGTGAAGGCGCTTATACCGGTACTGCTGCTTATTTTATTAGAGTTGGAGGATGCGATGTAGGTTGCCATTGGTGTGATGTGAAAGAAAGTTGGGATGCCAATTTACACCCGCCAACAGCAACACAAGTTATTGTTGATAATGCAAAAAAACATGCCAAAACGGTTGTTGTTACTGGAGGAGAACCATTAACTTGGAACATGAATCCGTTAACTTTAGCTTTAAAAGATGCAGGTTTACGCGTGCATATTGAAACTTCTGGTGCTTATCCGGTTACCGGACATTGGGATTGGATTTGTTTATCTCCTAAAAAAACAAAGTTACCGGTTGATGAAATATATCCGTTAGCTCACGAACTTAAAATGATTATTCATAACAAAAATGATTTTGAGTTTGCAGAACAACAAGCTGCTAAAGTTGGACCAAATTGTGTGTTGTATTTACAACCTGAATGGAGTAAAAAAGAAGTTTATACGCAAATGATTGTTGATTATGTCATGGCCAATCCAAAATGGCGCATATCATTACAAACACATAAATATTTAAATATTCCGTAA